In a genomic window of Saccharothrix sp. HUAS TT1:
- a CDS encoding MFS transporter — translation MLAIGPFRRLWGVTFLCSVGDWLSLLALSSLVARLAQGYGWEGFALSAVVLTQLLPGVLFAPLGGVLADRFDRRKVMVACDLARGALFLSIAFVGSAWWLFVANFLVGCCAMLWIPAKDSAVPNLLRRPDQVETANQLGLVMTYGIATLSAFSLYALITGIPGYLGVRGGDLEFRIAIIAVVVNGLLYLTSAVLIALRVPELSGRAAARARRTGDGFLVMMRDGLRHAWRAPLLRGLIIGMTGAFAAAGAVIGAARLYASSLKGGDSAYGTLFVAVFVGLAAGMGAAPKLARRLTHHRLFGVAIVFAGLSLVVMSLAPRLWLALIAVALVGGCAGVAFLTGLTIIGTRVEDDVRGRMVALVQSLMKVVLGLSTVLGPLLVTLVGPSSVTLFGTSFDVDATRPVLLGAGVLAAAAGLVSHRLMDDRARR, via the coding sequence GTGCTGGCCATCGGGCCGTTCCGCAGGCTGTGGGGCGTCACCTTCCTGTGCAGCGTGGGCGACTGGCTGTCGCTGCTCGCGCTGAGCAGCCTGGTGGCCAGGCTCGCCCAGGGCTACGGGTGGGAGGGGTTCGCGCTCAGCGCCGTGGTGCTGACGCAGCTGCTGCCGGGCGTGCTGTTCGCACCGCTCGGCGGGGTGCTGGCCGACCGGTTCGACCGGCGCAAGGTGATGGTCGCCTGCGACCTGGCGCGCGGCGCGCTGTTCCTGTCGATCGCGTTCGTCGGCTCGGCCTGGTGGCTGTTCGTGGCGAACTTCCTGGTCGGCTGCTGCGCGATGCTGTGGATCCCGGCCAAGGACTCGGCCGTGCCGAACCTGCTGCGCCGGCCCGACCAGGTGGAGACGGCCAACCAGCTCGGCCTGGTGATGACCTACGGCATCGCCACCCTCAGCGCGTTCAGCCTCTACGCGCTGATCACCGGCATCCCCGGCTACCTCGGCGTGCGCGGCGGCGACCTGGAGTTCCGGATCGCGATCATCGCCGTGGTGGTCAACGGCCTGCTCTACCTCACCTCGGCCGTCCTGATCGCGCTGCGCGTCCCCGAGCTGTCCGGCCGGGCCGCCGCCCGCGCCCGGCGCACCGGTGACGGGTTCCTGGTGATGATGCGCGACGGTCTGCGGCACGCCTGGCGCGCGCCCCTGCTGCGCGGCCTGATCATCGGCATGACCGGCGCGTTCGCCGCGGCCGGCGCGGTGATCGGCGCCGCCCGGCTGTACGCGTCCAGCCTGAAGGGCGGCGACAGCGCCTACGGCACGCTGTTCGTCGCGGTCTTCGTGGGCCTGGCCGCGGGCATGGGCGCCGCGCCGAAGCTCGCCCGCCGGTTGACCCACCACCGGCTGTTCGGGGTGGCGATCGTCTTCGCGGGCCTGAGCCTGGTCGTCATGTCGCTCGCGCCGCGCCTGTGGCTCGCGCTGATCGCGGTGGCCCTGGTGGGCGGGTGCGCGGGCGTCGCGTTCCTGACCGGCCTGACGATCATCGGCACCCGCGTCGAGGACGACGTGCGCGGTCGGATGGTGGCCTTGGTCCAGTCGCTGATGAAGGTCGTCCTCGGCCTGTCGACCGTCCTGGGTCCGTTGCTGGTGACCCTGGTCGGGCCCAGCTCGGTGACCCTGTTCGGCACGTCGTTCGACGTGGACGCCACGCGCCCGGTCCTGCTCGGCGCGGGCGTGCTCGCGGCGGCGGCCGGCCTGGTGTCGCACCGGCTGATGGACGACCGCGCCCGGCGCTAG
- a CDS encoding glycosyltransferase, producing MRVLFAALASAGHTYPLIPLAIAARDAGHEVHFAAGEEVHPPLAANGLRPFRPADAFYEMYPEDLAPELDRLRPDLVVHGWGVPGAAVAAHRAGIPGLWHGFGRMFPEGIGFDLPTRNAEAPGLPHLDICPPSLQDEDFTAEADRVELRPVAYSEPAAPRAWRGSRPLVYLTLGTAFGTPELLTTAVEGLAALDAHVVVATGRVRPDQLGDVPDNVTLHGWVPQADLLPHVDVVVHHGGSGTTLGALAVGAPQLLLPQGADQFANAEAVQAAGAGLRLLPAEVAADAVADHVRALARPASGHRDAARSIADEIARMPSPDEVARDLAQYARRG from the coding sequence ATGCGCGTCCTGTTCGCCGCCCTCGCCTCCGCGGGGCACACCTACCCGTTGATCCCCCTCGCGATCGCTGCGCGCGACGCCGGGCACGAAGTGCACTTCGCCGCGGGGGAGGAGGTGCACCCGCCGCTGGCCGCCAACGGCCTGCGCCCGTTCCGCCCGGCCGACGCGTTCTACGAGATGTACCCCGAAGACCTCGCGCCGGAGCTGGACCGGCTGCGGCCCGACCTCGTCGTGCACGGGTGGGGCGTGCCGGGAGCGGCTGTCGCCGCGCACCGCGCCGGCATCCCCGGCCTGTGGCACGGCTTCGGCCGGATGTTCCCCGAGGGCATCGGCTTCGACCTGCCGACGCGCAACGCCGAAGCGCCCGGCCTGCCGCACCTGGACATCTGCCCGCCGTCGTTGCAGGACGAGGACTTCACCGCCGAGGCCGACCGGGTGGAACTGCGCCCCGTCGCGTACTCCGAGCCCGCCGCGCCACGCGCGTGGCGCGGCTCGCGGCCGTTGGTCTACCTCACGCTCGGCACCGCGTTCGGCACGCCGGAGCTGCTGACCACGGCCGTCGAGGGCCTGGCGGCGCTGGACGCGCACGTGGTCGTCGCCACCGGTCGGGTGCGGCCGGACCAGCTGGGCGACGTGCCGGACAACGTCACCCTGCACGGCTGGGTGCCGCAGGCCGACCTGCTGCCGCACGTCGACGTGGTCGTGCACCACGGCGGCAGCGGCACCACGCTCGGCGCGCTCGCCGTCGGCGCGCCCCAGCTGCTCCTGCCGCAGGGCGCCGACCAGTTCGCCAACGCCGAGGCCGTCCAGGCCGCCGGGGCCGGGTTGCGCCTGCTCCCGGCCGAGGTGGCCGCCGACGCCGTCGCCGACCACGTCCGGGCCCTGGCCCGGCCCGCCTCCGGCCACCGGGACGCGGCCCGGTCGATCGCCGACGAGATCGCCCGGATGCCCTCGCCGGACGAGGTGGCGCGTGACCTGGCGCAGTACGCCCGGCGCGGGTGA
- a CDS encoding CHAT domain-containing protein has protein sequence MTQTLEAVEVAGPHRWRWVLRAESGRVLADHQVDLDVDTAEYEAFRDLVGHLDRHRLPHDPVRSETAAVDRLGAWISERVFGDALLSRLSGSVRVLVPRDAEFLLSRPLELARVGGVPLARKQISLVYEPDDLDVPDDKQGVVGGVRVLALFSMPARSSVLALRRERYELARTVRTIAAKSRKAIELRVLQYGVTRERLAEAVEEYPGWDVLHVSGHGGVGALVLERADGEPDVISTAELVDLLRPARDRLKLAVLSACQSGAAEAATTLHALGLDELADRVAPDDRTPADQVGLARGLVRELGITALAMRYPVADGFAVALAGELYPRLFGAGQPVDRAVALALPKAVGERPTAAVPAASAGTPMLIGAGAVGLRVAPPPGRAVLDPYAERMAWFPPEPKRFVGRTRALVEAGTALAPESGRAGVLFVGMVGAGKSACALELAHQHRGRFGAFAWWRAPDQPDDFGQALVGLATALETQLDLPLPDAVGGEAELRRFLPRLAAVLREEAVLLVLDNVDTLLSDDATWRDPLWGLLVDCLVGHGGLSRVVLTSRVAPAGLDPDLVVVLPTHALSIAEAVLLARELPHLGALLGDQPTAGRATGPSTADLQLVRRVLNVAQGHPKLLELADVAAAEPGRLAAALAAAEAAGRDAPVTAFFTTGASALDGGQFIRLLSAWTGAALAALPAPARTLLELLAHVEEDERRPRVVEAVWREVWPALHRQDAPPLASALEPLVAAVVVEVEGDDPAGHAYRLHPGVGEVVRAGADPAFGALVDDKTIECLTAVYEHAHDEELRGRSGAAIVRAGLAATPYLLRAGRRAQVVDVLEAATDRDPAPETTTRAMSYLRRMLDRDEDALEHPGIAALYAKLLSRTDPAAAVEAFLTLVRTGVETARFDVASLAAAECVQLLIDHDDLDSALDLTRALAQFDDLAGYGPWTRAADTCLELVVLTRMGDYPDAASRAAELADAVDALADESGEPERVTPVSTRAVVLSTALEAVSRFGDWQAALGLCERIDALHVRRGATDHERARLRLNRAVVLLALGRVAEAEDVLRHSQAVFEDAGDTGLLGEVFRLRARVRDALDRPHDALTMAQAALRYSYEDPSPAALADGHDLVASYLGATGEHGRVCAAHRAAATVLRAVTSHAARGATVVRLADLLELGPDLFPATLADMVADVERTPGVRLDAVLRALVPDDEERAEVFTDVVSVPRDNLRIGQDALADYREQRDLLVTALRQAEDDDPDPDAPDEVDGTDLALFTVFRSLMDREAKRQLRTTRHGGEPRLFGAQVVPAMDDRGSGIHFTGFVELDGRPVAVTADEGAVRTWDLRTHRQLGEPITHGGQRLWAASTATVGGRPVAVVSRGGGLDLWDLSTRAHLGEVEAPPRWRDPGAISAVACTVWNGRALAVTGSYDATVRLWDLDRREQIRAPLTGHDAVVRATAFGVVDGRLVALSGGEDTTIRVWDVERHEQVCVLHGHDDTVEAVAVGDLDGTPVAISGSSDDTMQWWDLRAQCELGDYFDAHEDPVEAVAFGVLHGGPVAVSGGGDEAVRLWDLRTREQLGAALTEGRVAMAITAVALGELDGRPRLLAGDRDGVLRVWDLDAHRAMGLDVPGRFAAELPAEWTDPDTGEVFDLAGPIVDDEGSPWVQVDFDGFEPILAEPDSTDVTFNLRDVHDQYGLAAIIRPPRPPLPDGG, from the coding sequence GTGACGCAGACGCTCGAGGCGGTCGAGGTCGCCGGTCCCCACCGGTGGCGGTGGGTGCTGCGCGCCGAGTCCGGGCGGGTGTTGGCCGATCACCAGGTGGACCTCGACGTCGACACCGCCGAGTACGAGGCGTTCCGCGACCTGGTCGGGCACCTCGACCGGCACCGGTTGCCGCACGACCCGGTCAGGTCGGAGACCGCCGCCGTCGACCGGTTGGGCGCGTGGATCAGCGAACGGGTCTTCGGCGACGCGCTGCTGTCGCGGTTGTCGGGTTCGGTCCGGGTGCTGGTGCCCCGCGACGCGGAGTTCCTGCTCTCCCGACCGCTGGAGCTGGCCCGGGTCGGCGGGGTCCCGTTGGCGCGCAAGCAGATCAGCCTGGTCTACGAGCCCGACGACCTCGACGTGCCCGACGACAAGCAGGGCGTGGTCGGCGGCGTCCGGGTGCTGGCGCTGTTCTCCATGCCCGCCCGCTCGTCGGTGCTCGCCCTGCGCCGGGAGCGGTACGAGCTGGCCAGGACCGTGCGGACGATCGCGGCCAAGTCGCGCAAGGCGATCGAGCTGCGGGTGCTCCAGTACGGGGTGACGCGGGAACGGCTCGCCGAGGCCGTCGAGGAGTACCCGGGCTGGGACGTGCTGCACGTGTCCGGGCACGGCGGCGTCGGCGCGCTGGTGCTGGAGCGGGCCGACGGCGAGCCGGACGTGATCTCCACCGCCGAGCTGGTCGACCTGCTGCGCCCGGCCCGCGACCGGCTGAAGCTGGCCGTGCTGTCGGCGTGCCAGTCCGGGGCGGCCGAGGCGGCGACCACGCTGCACGCGCTGGGGCTGGACGAGCTGGCCGACCGGGTCGCGCCGGACGACCGCACCCCGGCCGACCAGGTCGGCCTGGCCCGCGGTCTGGTGCGGGAGCTGGGCATCACCGCGCTGGCGATGCGGTACCCGGTGGCGGACGGCTTCGCGGTGGCGCTGGCCGGCGAGCTGTACCCGAGGCTGTTCGGCGCGGGGCAGCCGGTGGACCGGGCGGTCGCGCTGGCGCTGCCCAAGGCGGTGGGCGAACGGCCGACCGCCGCCGTGCCCGCCGCGTCCGCGGGCACGCCGATGCTGATCGGCGCGGGTGCCGTCGGCCTGCGCGTGGCTCCCCCGCCGGGACGGGCGGTGCTCGACCCCTACGCCGAGCGGATGGCGTGGTTCCCGCCCGAGCCCAAGCGGTTCGTCGGCCGCACTCGGGCGTTGGTGGAGGCCGGCACAGCGCTCGCGCCGGAGAGCGGGCGCGCGGGCGTGCTGTTCGTCGGCATGGTGGGCGCGGGCAAGTCGGCGTGCGCGCTGGAACTCGCGCACCAGCACCGCGGCCGGTTCGGCGCGTTCGCGTGGTGGCGCGCGCCGGACCAGCCCGACGACTTCGGCCAGGCGCTGGTCGGCCTGGCCACCGCGCTGGAGACCCAGCTGGACCTCCCGCTGCCCGACGCGGTGGGCGGCGAGGCCGAGCTGCGCCGGTTCCTGCCCCGGCTGGCCGCCGTGCTGCGCGAGGAGGCGGTGCTGCTGGTGCTGGACAACGTCGACACGCTGCTGTCGGACGACGCCACGTGGCGCGACCCGCTGTGGGGCCTGCTGGTGGACTGCCTGGTCGGCCACGGCGGGCTGTCCCGGGTGGTGCTGACCAGCCGGGTGGCGCCCGCCGGGCTCGACCCGGACCTGGTGGTGGTGCTGCCGACGCACGCGCTGTCGATCGCCGAAGCCGTGCTGCTGGCCCGCGAGCTGCCGCACCTGGGCGCGCTGCTGGGCGACCAGCCGACCGCCGGGCGCGCCACCGGTCCGTCCACAGCGGACTTGCAGCTGGTGCGCCGGGTGCTGAACGTGGCCCAGGGCCACCCGAAGCTGCTCGAACTGGCCGACGTCGCCGCGGCCGAGCCGGGCCGGCTCGCCGCCGCGCTGGCCGCGGCCGAGGCGGCGGGCCGGGACGCGCCGGTCACCGCGTTCTTCACCACCGGCGCCAGCGCGCTCGACGGCGGCCAGTTCATCCGGTTGCTGTCGGCGTGGACCGGCGCCGCGTTGGCGGCGCTGCCCGCGCCCGCCCGCACGCTGCTGGAGCTGCTGGCGCACGTCGAGGAGGACGAGCGCCGGCCGCGGGTGGTCGAGGCGGTGTGGCGGGAGGTCTGGCCGGCGCTGCACAGGCAGGACGCGCCGCCGCTGGCGTCCGCGCTGGAGCCGCTGGTGGCCGCCGTGGTGGTCGAGGTCGAGGGCGACGACCCGGCCGGGCACGCCTACCGGCTGCACCCCGGCGTGGGCGAGGTGGTCCGCGCCGGCGCCGATCCGGCGTTCGGCGCGCTGGTGGACGACAAGACCATCGAGTGCCTGACCGCGGTGTACGAGCACGCGCACGACGAGGAGCTGCGCGGCCGGTCCGGCGCGGCGATCGTCCGGGCGGGCCTGGCCGCCACGCCGTACCTGCTGCGCGCCGGGCGGCGGGCGCAGGTGGTGGACGTGCTGGAGGCGGCCACCGACCGCGACCCGGCGCCGGAGACCACCACCCGGGCGATGAGCTACCTGCGCCGCATGCTCGACCGCGACGAGGACGCCCTGGAGCACCCCGGGATCGCCGCCCTGTACGCCAAGCTGCTGTCCAGGACCGACCCGGCGGCCGCGGTGGAGGCGTTCCTCACCCTCGTCCGGACCGGGGTGGAGACCGCCCGGTTCGACGTCGCGTCGCTGGCCGCGGCGGAGTGCGTGCAACTGCTCATCGACCACGACGACCTCGACAGCGCGCTCGACCTGACCCGCGCGCTGGCGCAGTTCGACGACCTCGCCGGGTACGGGCCGTGGACGCGGGCCGCCGACACGTGCCTGGAGCTGGTGGTCCTGACGAGGATGGGCGACTACCCGGACGCCGCGTCCCGCGCCGCGGAGCTGGCCGACGCGGTCGACGCGCTGGCCGACGAGAGCGGCGAGCCCGAGCGCGTCACGCCGGTGAGCACGCGGGCCGTGGTGCTGAGCACGGCGCTGGAAGCGGTGAGCCGCTTCGGCGACTGGCAGGCGGCTCTTGGGCTGTGCGAGCGGATCGACGCCCTGCACGTGCGGCGCGGCGCGACCGACCACGAGCGGGCCCGGTTGCGGCTCAACAGGGCCGTGGTGCTGCTGGCGCTCGGCCGCGTCGCCGAGGCCGAGGACGTGCTGCGGCACAGCCAGGCCGTGTTCGAGGACGCCGGTGACACCGGGCTGCTCGGCGAGGTGTTCCGGCTGCGGGCGCGGGTGCGCGACGCGCTCGACCGGCCGCACGACGCGCTGACCATGGCGCAGGCGGCGCTGCGCTACTCCTACGAGGACCCCTCCCCCGCCGCCCTGGCCGACGGGCACGACCTGGTGGCGTCCTACCTCGGCGCGACCGGCGAGCACGGGCGGGTGTGCGCGGCCCACCGCGCGGCGGCCACCGTGCTGCGGGCCGTGACGTCGCACGCCGCCCGCGGCGCGACCGTCGTGCGGCTGGCCGACCTGCTGGAACTCGGCCCGGACCTGTTCCCGGCCACGCTCGCCGACATGGTGGCGGACGTCGAGCGGACGCCGGGCGTGCGGCTCGACGCCGTCCTGCGCGCCCTGGTCCCCGACGACGAGGAGCGGGCCGAGGTCTTCACCGACGTCGTCTCGGTGCCCCGGGACAACCTGCGGATCGGCCAGGACGCCCTGGCCGACTACCGGGAGCAGCGCGACCTGCTCGTGACGGCGCTCCGGCAGGCCGAGGACGACGACCCCGACCCGGACGCGCCCGACGAGGTGGACGGGACGGACCTGGCGCTGTTCACCGTGTTCCGCTCCCTGATGGACCGGGAAGCCAAGCGGCAGCTGCGCACCACCCGGCACGGGGGCGAGCCGCGGTTGTTCGGCGCGCAGGTGGTGCCCGCGATGGACGACCGCGGCAGCGGCATCCACTTCACCGGCTTCGTGGAGCTGGACGGGCGGCCGGTCGCGGTCACCGCCGACGAGGGGGCGGTGCGCACGTGGGACCTGCGCACCCACCGGCAGCTCGGCGAGCCGATCACGCACGGCGGTCAGCGGCTGTGGGCGGCGTCGACGGCGACCGTCGGCGGGCGGCCGGTGGCCGTCGTCAGCCGCGGCGGCGGGCTCGACCTGTGGGACCTGTCCACGCGGGCGCACCTGGGCGAGGTCGAGGCGCCGCCCCGGTGGCGGGACCCGGGCGCGATCTCCGCGGTGGCGTGCACGGTGTGGAACGGGCGCGCGCTGGCCGTCACGGGCTCGTACGACGCGACCGTGCGCCTGTGGGACCTGGACCGCCGCGAGCAGATCCGGGCGCCCCTCACCGGGCACGACGCGGTCGTCCGGGCCACCGCGTTCGGCGTGGTCGACGGGCGCCTGGTCGCCCTGAGCGGCGGCGAGGACACCACGATCCGGGTGTGGGACGTGGAGCGCCACGAGCAGGTCTGCGTGCTGCACGGGCACGACGACACCGTGGAGGCGGTCGCGGTCGGCGACCTCGACGGCACGCCCGTCGCGATCAGCGGCAGCAGCGACGACACCATGCAGTGGTGGGACCTGCGGGCGCAGTGCGAGCTGGGCGACTACTTCGACGCCCACGAGGACCCGGTGGAGGCCGTCGCGTTCGGCGTGCTGCACGGCGGGCCGGTCGCGGTCAGCGGCGGCGGCGACGAGGCGGTCCGGCTGTGGGACCTGCGGACCCGCGAGCAGCTGGGCGCGGCGCTGACCGAGGGGCGGGTGGCGATGGCCATCACCGCGGTGGCCCTGGGCGAGCTGGACGGCCGGCCGCGGCTGCTGGCGGGCGACCGCGACGGCGTGCTGCGGGTGTGGGACCTCGACGCGCACCGCGCGATGGGCCTCGACGTGCCGGGCAGGTTCGCCGCCGAGCTGCCCGCCGAGTGGACCGACCCGGACACCGGCGAGGTGTTCGACCTGGCCGGCCCGATCGTGGACGACGAGGGCTCGCCGTGGGTGCAGGTCGACTTCGACGGCTTCGAGCCGATCCTGGCCGAGCCGGACAGCACCGACGTGACGTTCAACCTGCGGGACGTGCACGACCAGTACGGGCTGGCGGCCATCATCCGCCCACCCCGGCCGCCGCTGCCCGACGGGGGCTAG
- a CDS encoding DUF1360 domain-containing protein: MPITDILRRVSSAYSAGERRPLSGYLATLCSYGALVAGATALGRRAGVRLPERVAVADAILMSLATHKASRLLTKGAVTSVLRAPFTKFEGPAGAAEVHESVRGDGVRHAAGELVTCPFCSGVWIASALTGSLVFAPRATRLAATVLSVVAVSDWLQLLDGKLKDTGQGG; encoded by the coding sequence ATGCCGATCACGGACATCCTCCGGCGGGTCAGTTCCGCGTACTCCGCCGGCGAGCGGCGCCCGCTGAGCGGGTACCTGGCGACCCTCTGCTCGTACGGCGCGCTCGTCGCCGGCGCCACCGCGCTCGGCCGCCGGGCCGGCGTGCGATTGCCCGAACGGGTCGCCGTCGCCGACGCGATCCTCATGTCGCTGGCCACCCACAAGGCCAGCCGGCTGCTGACGAAGGGCGCCGTGACCAGCGTGCTGCGGGCGCCGTTCACGAAGTTCGAGGGCCCGGCGGGTGCGGCCGAGGTGCACGAGTCGGTGCGCGGCGACGGGGTCCGGCACGCCGCCGGCGAGCTGGTGACCTGCCCGTTCTGCTCCGGCGTGTGGATCGCCAGCGCGTTGACCGGCAGCCTGGTGTTCGCGCCGCGGGCCACCCGGCTGGCCGCGACCGTGCTGTCCGTGGTCGCGGTGTCGGACTGGTTGCAGCTCCTGGACGGCAAGCTGAAGGACACCGGGCAAGGGGGCTGA
- a CDS encoding MAB_1171c family putative transporter — protein MDDVLYLLSACGVLALLAHKYRAFRQAPPEHRAAVLPICLACATAAPAFLFLAPVVGVNVDRLTGVPNLSVILVYGFGVAFVAANQAMLLYWRHPPARAWRATRRVLAASAVVLAVLVALFALGAPGEEHHGDFPAAFADEPYLAELLVLYHVTYLVGLLNVVRLCWLWADGTPADQPWLRRGLRLNAVGVLLGSCYAVVVLVAVVGSWFGAELDSWSTAAPRTLNLAVPVVVVGASIAAWGPRLSYWGERWGRVREAVRDHARLRPLWRALRAVDPAMRHVPGTVRERVDPEHRLFWRVIEINDWAHRLRGGHDPAVVGAVERRAAALGLGEDEVWAAREAARIKAALDARARGGTAGGGADGRGLEPAQDHAEQEGPLQAKHAFAGERSRLVAVAEAFAGPLVAAALAEADRTTGAAIHR, from the coding sequence GTGGATGACGTCCTCTACCTGCTCAGCGCCTGCGGGGTTTTGGCGCTGCTGGCGCACAAGTACCGGGCGTTCCGGCAGGCGCCGCCCGAGCACCGGGCCGCGGTGCTGCCCATCTGCCTGGCGTGCGCGACCGCCGCGCCCGCGTTCCTGTTCCTGGCGCCGGTGGTCGGGGTCAACGTCGACCGGCTCACCGGGGTGCCCAACCTGTCGGTGATCCTGGTGTACGGCTTCGGCGTCGCGTTCGTCGCGGCGAACCAGGCCATGCTGCTGTACTGGCGGCACCCGCCCGCGCGGGCGTGGCGGGCGACCCGGCGGGTGCTGGCCGCGTCCGCGGTGGTGCTGGCCGTGCTGGTGGCGCTGTTCGCGCTCGGCGCGCCCGGCGAGGAGCACCACGGCGACTTCCCGGCGGCGTTCGCCGACGAGCCGTACCTGGCCGAGCTGCTGGTGCTGTACCACGTCACGTACCTGGTGGGGCTGCTGAACGTGGTGCGCCTGTGCTGGCTGTGGGCGGACGGGACGCCGGCGGACCAGCCGTGGTTGCGGCGGGGGCTGCGGTTGAACGCGGTCGGCGTGCTGCTGGGGTCGTGCTACGCGGTGGTCGTGCTGGTGGCCGTCGTCGGCAGCTGGTTCGGCGCGGAGCTGGACTCGTGGAGCACGGCCGCGCCGAGGACGCTCAACCTCGCCGTGCCGGTGGTCGTCGTCGGCGCGAGCATCGCCGCTTGGGGGCCGAGGTTGTCCTACTGGGGTGAGCGGTGGGGCCGGGTTCGTGAGGCGGTGCGGGACCACGCGCGGTTGCGGCCGTTGTGGCGGGCGCTGCGGGCGGTCGACCCGGCGATGCGGCACGTGCCGGGGACGGTGCGGGAGCGGGTGGACCCGGAGCACCGGCTGTTCTGGCGGGTGATCGAGATCAACGACTGGGCGCACCGGCTGCGGGGTGGTCACGACCCGGCGGTGGTCGGGGCGGTGGAGCGGCGGGCGGCGGCGCTGGGGTTGGGCGAGGACGAGGTGTGGGCGGCGCGGGAAGCGGCCCGGATCAAGGCGGCGCTGGACGCTCGCGCACGCGGTGGCACGGCGGGCGGGGGCGCGGACGGGCGTGGTCTCGAACCGGCCCAGGACCACGCCGAGCAGGAGGGCCCGTTGCAGGCCAAGCACGCGTTCGCCGGTGAGCGCAGCCGACTCGTGGCGGTGGCCGAGGCGTTCGCCGGTCCCCTGGTGGCCGCCGCCCTGGCTGAAGCGGACCGGACCACCGGCGCCGCGATCCACCGCTGA
- a CDS encoding Lrp/AsnC family transcriptional regulator, with translation MQDSLTPDETDLKLVHALQAAPRATWHEVGRSLGIDPVTAARRWQALVDAGSARVTAYPEVRRWAEDHCNAFIELDLEPTARAHAVEVLSRVPQVASISVISSGRDLFLTLLTPDLATLSHVVLDRLHGLPGLRRTRTHTVTTVYGEGSHWRLGALEPGRPGGRSRPRGSRPVWKPHHREVLRALDDGRRPAAGIAARTGRSGSTVRRWLNEMVGGGLLSLRCEVAQPVTGWPIAATFWARVPPDELDRTATALTELPEVRLCAAVTGADNLVLTLWLRSLGDIQRLEAELARRLPALTLTDRAVTLRAVKRMGCLLDERGRITDVVPIDPWATG, from the coding sequence GTGCAGGATTCGCTCACGCCGGACGAGACGGACCTGAAACTCGTCCACGCGCTGCAGGCCGCGCCGCGGGCGACGTGGCACGAGGTCGGGCGGTCGCTCGGCATCGACCCGGTCACCGCGGCCCGGCGCTGGCAGGCGCTCGTGGACGCCGGGTCCGCGCGCGTCACCGCCTACCCCGAGGTGCGCCGGTGGGCCGAGGACCACTGCAACGCGTTCATCGAGCTGGACCTCGAACCGACCGCCCGCGCGCACGCGGTCGAGGTGCTGTCCCGCGTGCCGCAGGTGGCGTCGATCTCGGTCATCAGCAGTGGCCGCGACCTGTTCCTGACCCTGCTCACCCCGGACCTCGCGACGCTGTCCCACGTGGTGCTGGACCGGCTGCACGGCCTGCCCGGACTGCGCCGGACGCGCACGCACACGGTCACCACCGTCTACGGCGAGGGCAGCCACTGGCGGCTCGGCGCGCTCGAACCCGGCCGGCCCGGCGGCCGGTCCCGGCCGAGGGGGAGCCGCCCGGTCTGGAAGCCGCACCACCGGGAGGTGCTGCGGGCGCTGGACGACGGCCGCCGCCCGGCGGCCGGGATCGCGGCCCGCACCGGCCGCAGCGGGTCCACCGTCCGCCGGTGGCTCAACGAGATGGTCGGCGGCGGGCTGCTGTCGCTGCGGTGCGAGGTCGCCCAGCCGGTCACCGGGTGGCCGATCGCCGCCACGTTCTGGGCCAGGGTGCCGCCGGACGAGCTGGACCGCACCGCGACCGCGCTGACCGAGCTGCCCGAGGTCCGGTTGTGCGCGGCCGTCACCGGCGCGGACAACCTGGTGCTGACGCTGTGGCTGCGGTCGCTCGGCGACATCCAGCGGCTGGAGGCGGAGCTGGCCAGGCGGCTGCCCGCGCTCACCCTCACCGACCGCGCCGTGACGTTGCGCGCGGTGAAGCGGATGGGGTGCCTGCTGGACGAGCGCGGCCGGATCACCGACGTCGTGCCGATCGACCCCTGGGCGACCGGCTGA